The Methanofervidicoccus abyssi genome includes a region encoding these proteins:
- a CDS encoding DUF1894 domain-containing protein, producing the protein MSCIDNYNYEILFKGTFKECSNYITKNFKNIRYLKPGEEVIKGVLLIGKPPIPVASYEDFVIFPYTKPCYGTFVLKVPLSESSRSENDNKNKKGGILSMLKFW; encoded by the coding sequence ATGTCTTGTATAGATAACTACAACTACGAGATTCTATTTAAAGGAACATTCAAAGAGTGTTCCAACTACATCACAAAGAATTTTAAGAATATAAGATACTTGAAACCAGGAGAAGAGGTTATAAAGGGAGTTCTTCTAATAGGAAAACCTCCAATACCGGTAGCTTCTTATGAGGATTTTGTTATATTTCCTTATACAAAACCATGCTACGGGACCTTTGTTTTAAAGGTGCCTCTCAGTGAATCCTCTCGAAGTGAGAATGATAATAAAAATAAAAAAGGTGGTATCTTATCCATGCTGAAGTTCTGGTAG
- a CDS encoding 50S ribosomal protein L14e, with protein MAAIEVGRVCIKTMGREAGKICVIVDVIDKNFVLIDGNVKRRRCNIKHIEPTEKKVDIKKGASTEEVKLALDAAGLLK; from the coding sequence ATGGCAGCAATTGAAGTGGGAAGAGTTTGTATCAAAACAATGGGAAGAGAGGCAGGAAAAATCTGCGTTATAGTAGATGTAATAGATAAAAACTTTGTCCTAATAGATGGAAATGTTAAAAGAAGGAGATGTAATATAAAGCATATAGAACCAACTGAGAAGAAAGTTGATATTAAAAAGGGGGCCTCAACTGAGGAGGTTAAATTGGCACTGGACGCAGCAGGGTTGTTGAAGTAA
- a CDS encoding S16 family serine protease, which produces MKKYLFLLLTLTFLNITFADITVTVPAVFETDYGYVGTTINIDVKVSNGSGHVFIDTLPVTGMDMQSSARIAAKVAFDVCNRDQENYDVYYIVRSKVPIVGGPSAGGALCVATIAALNNWSINRDVVMTGMIYPDGGIGPVGGILEKLKAAKIAGAKYFLIPYGERYITVEDPYSKNNNITVDVVEYGKKLGVKVIEIKSIYDAIYYFTNHMLVEGNYSPNPVLGDIYKEKMKNLADEVLKLTKENYNYVNNRLNNDSSVMLNYQMEINLKKRLEESKKDLDVAQRLYSQGYYYAATSKAFGVMINLEVINTTLNYMESTDKRGYLKDYLINIQKDIDDKKEIIKNKSLTKSNFEYILASKSRIYEGEDLMDKAWKEYYNGNFLSAIEYASYGKWRGKSAIWWLKLADKDVPSDEELIDESQFIPLAQKYLDNAEIVVFYSSLVLPDTGLIDDAEDKLDKAREYYEKGEYLLSIAESIDAYVYATTSLNYNNTDMKYLKDMAEKKIYKVMDNYGYLPVSAMGYYEYANSLNDTFSKVLYYEYSAAYSQMDIDILKEIGHKYRRESNTFILQNLNSSTGRIYSEDHHVLYAVAVNIIYLFIGLFCGVLVGYFIRKDNN; this is translated from the coding sequence ATGAAAAAGTATCTATTTCTCCTCTTAACACTAACTTTCCTAAATATAACTTTTGCAGATATAACTGTAACAGTCCCCGCAGTTTTCGAAACAGACTATGGGTATGTAGGAACTACTATCAATATCGATGTAAAGGTGTCTAATGGAAGTGGCCACGTTTTTATAGACACTCTACCAGTAACAGGGATGGATATGCAGAGTTCAGCAAGAATAGCTGCAAAGGTGGCATTTGATGTATGTAACAGAGACCAGGAGAACTACGACGTGTACTACATAGTAAGATCAAAAGTACCTATAGTTGGAGGACCTTCGGCCGGAGGTGCCCTATGTGTAGCTACCATTGCGGCATTGAACAACTGGAGTATCAACAGGGATGTTGTGATGACAGGGATGATATACCCAGATGGAGGTATTGGTCCAGTAGGTGGAATATTAGAAAAGTTAAAGGCTGCCAAAATAGCAGGTGCCAAGTATTTCTTAATACCCTACGGAGAACGATACATTACTGTAGAAGATCCATATAGTAAAAATAACAATATTACTGTAGATGTTGTAGAGTATGGCAAAAAATTAGGAGTAAAAGTTATTGAGATTAAGAGTATATACGATGCTATCTACTACTTTACAAATCATATGTTAGTTGAGGGTAACTACTCTCCTAATCCTGTACTTGGAGATATATACAAAGAAAAGATGAAAAATCTCGCAGATGAAGTACTGAAACTTACTAAGGAGAATTATAACTACGTAAATAATAGATTAAATAACGATTCCAGCGTTATGTTGAACTATCAGATGGAGATAAACCTTAAGAAGAGATTGGAAGAATCTAAGAAAGATTTGGACGTGGCACAGAGACTATACTCTCAAGGTTATTACTACGCTGCCACTTCAAAGGCTTTTGGAGTCATGATAAACCTAGAAGTTATAAACACCACCTTAAACTACATGGAGAGTACCGACAAAAGAGGTTATCTAAAGGATTACCTAATAAATATTCAGAAAGATATTGATGATAAAAAGGAAATAATTAAAAATAAAAGTTTGACGAAAAGTAACTTCGAGTATATTTTAGCTTCTAAGAGTAGGATCTATGAAGGAGAGGATTTAATGGATAAAGCCTGGAAGGAGTACTATAACGGCAATTTTTTATCTGCCATAGAGTACGCCTCTTACGGAAAATGGAGAGGAAAGAGTGCTATCTGGTGGTTAAAACTAGCAGATAAAGATGTCCCTTCGGATGAAGAACTTATAGATGAAAGCCAATTTATACCTCTTGCCCAGAAGTACCTTGATAATGCTGAGATTGTAGTTTTCTATAGTTCATTGGTACTACCTGATACAGGATTGATAGACGATGCCGAGGATAAATTAGATAAAGCTAGAGAATACTACGAGAAAGGGGAATATCTTCTCTCTATAGCAGAAAGTATAGATGCTTACGTATATGCTACAACAAGCCTTAATTACAATAATACAGATATGAAGTATCTAAAAGATATGGCGGAAAAGAAAATATACAAGGTAATGGATAATTATGGATATCTCCCTGTAAGTGCTATGGGGTATTACGAATATGCTAACTCCCTCAATGATACTTTCTCCAAGGTTCTCTACTATGAATACAGTGCTGCTTATTCTCAGATGGATATAGACATCCTAAAGGAAATTGGCCACAAATATAGAAGAGAAAGTAATACATTTATTCTTCAGAATTTAAACTCTTCTACAGGAAGAATTTATTCTGAAGATCATCATGTTCTCTATGCCGTCGCTGTAAATATTATATATTTATTTATAGGCCTATTCTGTGGGGTTTTGGTAGGATATTTTATCAGGAAGGATAACAATTAA
- the mptA gene encoding GTP cyclohydrolase MptA — protein sequence MLCDIQATEPEIKIPLTRVGVINLKKLVKIYRKNKRPIILLPTFEVFVDLPSSQKGIHMSRSPEVIEEVIENLVVKEIYGIEELSVNIVKKLFEKHEYATRTEVLMYGDYIIEEKSPITNKPSQGLCKIIGRAYGVKDSEGNIHIKKMVGAEVVGITACPCAQHLLKEKTIQNLKKKGFSNEDIEKILDAVVVATHNQRGIGTIMIEVPEGYNVSIGKIIDIIKKSMSGEVYELLKRVDEAYVVEMAHRNPKFVEDCAREMIKRIVEEFRYLPDDTQVVVRQINKESIHRHDAFAERRSTMGELRKELNM from the coding sequence ATGTTGTGTGATATTCAGGCTACAGAACCTGAGATTAAAATACCTCTCACGAGAGTAGGAGTTATTAATTTAAAAAAACTCGTAAAGATATATAGAAAAAATAAGAGGCCTATAATATTACTTCCAACCTTTGAAGTCTTTGTAGATTTACCAAGCTCCCAGAAAGGCATACACATGTCCAGGAGTCCAGAAGTTATTGAGGAAGTTATAGAGAATTTAGTAGTTAAGGAGATCTACGGGATAGAGGAGTTGTCAGTAAATATTGTAAAAAAACTCTTTGAAAAACATGAATACGCAACAAGGACTGAAGTTTTAATGTACGGAGATTACATTATAGAGGAGAAGTCTCCAATAACAAATAAACCTTCCCAGGGATTATGTAAAATTATAGGTAGAGCTTATGGTGTAAAGGACAGTGAAGGAAACATCCATATTAAGAAAATGGTTGGTGCGGAAGTCGTAGGTATTACAGCCTGTCCATGTGCCCAGCATCTTCTAAAGGAGAAAACGATTCAAAATTTAAAAAAGAAAGGATTTTCAAATGAAGATATAGAGAAGATATTGGATGCAGTAGTTGTTGCGACTCATAACCAGAGAGGTATAGGGACGATAATGATAGAAGTTCCAGAGGGCTATAACGTGAGTATTGGGAAGATAATAGACATTATAAAAAAGTCTATGAGTGGAGAAGTTTATGAACTACTCAAAAGGGTTGATGAAGCATACGTGGTAGAGATGGCCCATAGAAATCCAAAATTCGTTGAGGATTGTGCAAGGGAGATGATAAAGAGAATCGTAGAAGAGTTTAGATATCTACCAGATGATACCCAGGTGGTGGTAAGGCAGATTAATAAGGAAAGCATCCATAGACATGACGCCTTTGCAGAGAGACGTTCTACTATGGGAGAGTTGAGGAAGGAGTTGAATATGTAA
- a CDS encoding class III signal peptide-containing protein, protein MIVKTLIKKRGQLSFEFSVLLLVILVLSIASIYHFMNNNLNNRDRDLDNIDIGAKTAISLVNSGYNGSNVEYPILYLGMSYDPDKTDISIYIKNQSPLDDSTLNLIRRLIYDRSHVDPNVYNITVVIVN, encoded by the coding sequence ATGATTGTAAAAACCTTAATTAAAAAAAGAGGCCAACTATCCTTTGAGTTTTCTGTATTATTACTTGTTATACTTGTTCTCTCTATTGCTTCCATCTATCATTTTATGAACAACAATTTAAATAATAGGGATAGAGATCTAGATAATATAGATATTGGGGCTAAAACTGCCATATCTCTTGTAAATTCAGGATATAACGGGAGTAATGTTGAGTATCCTATACTATATCTTGGTATGTCCTACGATCCAGATAAAACAGATATCTCCATATATATAAAAAATCAGAGCCCTTTAGATGACTCAACTTTAAATCTTATAAGGAGACTGATATACGATAGGTCACATGTAGATCCCAATGTATACAATATAACTGTAGTTATAGTGAATTAA
- a CDS encoding DUF1890 domain-containing protein, protein MRVLVIIGCPEPPVLIPSTLYLLNMLKNRGCVIILSANPAALKLLETADPERYYLRGVGFQDIEKGLKNRLEVDVIVGFVHNDAAVNYIISYKSVYSAKTYAIVFGRKVKGEYIEDLKDEGIVTYSARAFHNPVPIIVKLKELIEELI, encoded by the coding sequence TTGAGAGTACTTGTTATAATAGGATGTCCCGAGCCTCCTGTTTTAATTCCGTCTACTCTATACCTTTTAAATATGTTGAAAAATCGTGGATGTGTGATCATTCTTTCTGCAAACCCTGCAGCATTGAAGCTTCTTGAAACAGCGGATCCAGAGAGATACTATCTGAGAGGTGTAGGGTTCCAGGATATAGAGAAAGGACTGAAAAATAGATTAGAAGTAGATGTTATAGTAGGATTTGTCCATAACGATGCTGCGGTAAATTATATCATATCCTATAAATCGGTGTATAGTGCAAAAACCTATGCTATAGTATTTGGTAGAAAAGTGAAAGGTGAATATATAGAAGACTTGAAGGATGAAGGAATAGTGACATACTCTGCTCGGGCATTCCACAACCCTGTACCTATAATAGTTAAATTGAAGGAGTTAATAGAAGAGCTGATTTAG
- a CDS encoding potassium channel family protein, which yields MEVVNRIKLSILTMILLILIYALIMMHMEGLSFINALYFSIVTISTVGYGDITPTTELGKIISSIYILCGVGIGLYALGNIAEFFVSGYFKKTDRMRKMENRIKKLKDHYIICGYGKCGKVITKKLEKSGVNYVVIDINEKILEKELENDPNFNYIVGDATHDEVLIKAGIDRAKGLISAVSRDSDNVYITLSAKRLNPNIFVVAKAEEKVSMDKLLIAGADRVVSPYIIGGLRMAALALKVDILDFVSTFMSIARYEYDEDLEIRKIEVKSNSPLVDKKLYESRIREKFGANIIGIKKRDKLVINPSADTEISSGDIIYAFGTGEQLDNLERVARGLFNNSNDQI from the coding sequence ATGGAAGTTGTTAACAGGATAAAATTAAGTATATTAACAATGATCTTACTAATTTTAATTTACGCTCTTATAATGATGCACATGGAGGGTTTATCTTTTATAAATGCTCTATATTTCTCCATAGTAACTATATCTACAGTTGGGTATGGAGATATTACACCTACAACAGAACTCGGGAAGATAATTTCCTCTATCTATATTCTATGTGGTGTTGGTATAGGATTGTATGCCTTAGGTAACATTGCTGAATTTTTTGTAAGTGGATACTTTAAAAAAACAGATAGGATGAGAAAGATGGAAAATAGGATAAAAAAGTTGAAAGATCATTATATTATCTGTGGGTATGGTAAGTGTGGTAAAGTTATAACTAAAAAACTTGAGAAGTCTGGAGTAAATTATGTGGTTATAGATATTAACGAAAAGATTTTAGAGAAAGAATTAGAGAACGATCCTAATTTTAACTACATAGTAGGAGACGCTACTCATGATGAAGTATTGATAAAAGCTGGAATTGATAGGGCTAAAGGACTAATATCTGCTGTATCTAGAGATTCTGATAACGTATATATAACTCTCTCTGCTAAAAGACTGAATCCCAATATCTTCGTTGTAGCAAAGGCTGAAGAAAAGGTATCTATGGATAAGTTGCTGATCGCTGGCGCTGACAGGGTAGTCTCTCCCTATATTATAGGAGGACTTAGAATGGCTGCACTTGCCCTGAAAGTTGACATACTTGATTTTGTATCTACTTTTATGTCTATAGCAAGATACGAATACGATGAAGATTTGGAGATAAGAAAGATAGAGGTTAAAAGTAACTCCCCTCTAGTAGATAAAAAGTTATATGAATCCAGGATTCGGGAAAAATTTGGGGCGAATATTATAGGTATAAAGAAGAGAGATAAACTGGTAATAAACCCATCTGCAGATACCGAAATATCCTCTGGAGATATTATCTATGCCTTTGGTACAGGAGAACAGTTGGATAATCTTGAGAGGGTTGCAAGAGGTCTTTTTAACAATAGTAATGATCAGATATAA
- a CDS encoding radical SAM protein: MKIVLRNEICDKLENIVKNLKVSRHCIGCQGLDINNPNPHHHPSIEITQRCQHNCIFCYSRLVKVKEGIYGIDPKNQDTENCTAITISQYGEPLLYSEKVKKAIEFTKSLNLRCDLQTNGVNLNEELIREFKDLGLDIIMVSLSASTPETHEKITGSKTFEKVLENIKLASKYIYTIVRCVYIPGFNREELIELSEILSRESEVKEIMVHHLIVHNENKNVLESIYDIKSVGKVKDLLLLVDEMGKKAPDIKVTIKGCLLVNLRGIDGYLLNSITLDCFSEVPVIKRKYHPFF, translated from the coding sequence ATCAAGATAGTCCTAAGAAACGAGATCTGTGATAAATTAGAAAATATTGTAAAGAATCTAAAGGTTTCAAGACACTGTATAGGTTGTCAAGGTTTAGATATAAACAATCCAAATCCCCATCATCATCCTTCTATCGAGATCACCCAGAGGTGTCAACATAACTGTATATTCTGCTACTCCAGGTTAGTTAAGGTAAAGGAAGGTATATACGGTATAGATCCTAAAAACCAAGATACTGAAAACTGTACCGCCATAACTATAAGTCAATACGGAGAACCTCTACTCTATTCAGAGAAAGTTAAAAAGGCTATTGAATTTACAAAGTCGCTTAACTTAAGGTGTGATCTTCAAACGAACGGTGTAAATCTAAATGAAGAGTTAATAAGAGAGTTTAAAGATTTAGGGTTAGATATTATCATGGTAAGTCTAAGTGCCTCTACTCCAGAGACCCATGAAAAGATAACTGGATCTAAAACCTTTGAAAAGGTGCTCGAGAATATTAAACTCGCTTCTAAATACATCTATACTATAGTGAGATGTGTATATATTCCAGGCTTCAACAGAGAGGAGTTGATAGAACTCTCGGAGATATTAAGTAGGGAAAGTGAAGTTAAAGAGATAATGGTCCATCATTTGATAGTCCATAATGAGAATAAGAATGTATTGGAGAGTATCTACGATATTAAAAGTGTTGGAAAAGTTAAGGATCTCTTACTCCTCGTAGATGAGATGGGAAAGAAGGCTCCTGATATCAAGGTAACTATCAAGGGATGCCTTCTCGTTAATCTAAGGGGTATAGATGGATACCTACTAAACTCTATAACCTTGGACTGTTTCTCAGAGGTACCTGTGATAAAGAGAAAGTATCATCCTTTCTTTTAA
- a CDS encoding tRNA lysidine(34) synthetase, which produces MKEIDIKELKKYCNPSYLTIRKDRIIANSRRLAGLSKAKKEKIERKFKIPVIYSKSYELISQKMGRYVSKHGIITPKDRLIVGLSGGKDSLALLHLLESYRRRFGVEIYAVTVDVNVGGIRPWHPENSNVKKIAEHCEALDIPYRIISFHEDVVKMSQLLSDNSTGIVYSPCFSCSIVRRYVLTNFAMELVKEGGVKRDKIKICLGHTLEDNSDTVLANIFKGDIIRVLEPIKDFEEAIFDFKEFKLKLQRCTIARPLLSVSEKDILKALNECGIQYYRDKEICPYSRDRGDSIRKRCHEILENLEKDVKNIREMVVSSVLKSIEYYSNDSS; this is translated from the coding sequence TTGAAGGAGATAGATATAAAAGAGTTAAAGAAGTATTGTAACCCATCCTATCTAACTATCAGAAAGGACAGGATCATTGCAAACAGTAGAAGATTGGCTGGATTGTCTAAAGCAAAAAAAGAGAAAATAGAGAGGAAATTTAAAATACCTGTAATATACTCCAAAAGTTACGAGTTGATATCCCAGAAGATGGGGAGATATGTATCTAAACATGGTATAATAACACCAAAAGATAGGTTGATAGTAGGTTTAAGTGGGGGAAAGGATAGTTTAGCATTACTTCACCTTTTGGAATCCTATAGGCGTAGATTTGGAGTAGAGATATACGCAGTTACTGTAGATGTAAATGTAGGAGGTATTAGACCATGGCATCCTGAAAACAGTAATGTGAAAAAGATAGCTGAACACTGCGAGGCTCTGGATATTCCCTATAGAATAATATCTTTCCATGAAGATGTAGTTAAAATGTCCCAGTTACTCTCCGATAACTCTACAGGTATTGTATACTCCCCCTGTTTTTCCTGCTCCATAGTTAGGAGGTATGTTTTAACCAATTTTGCTATGGAGTTAGTAAAGGAAGGAGGCGTTAAAAGAGACAAGATAAAGATATGTTTGGGACATACCTTGGAGGACAACTCAGATACAGTATTGGCAAATATCTTTAAGGGAGATATCATAAGAGTTCTAGAGCCTATTAAAGATTTCGAGGAGGCTATTTTTGACTTTAAAGAATTCAAACTTAAACTACAGAGATGTACCATAGCAAGACCTCTACTAAGTGTTTCAGAGAAAGACATCTTAAAGGCCCTAAATGAATGTGGTATTCAATACTACAGAGATAAAGAGATATGCCCCTACAGTAGAGATAGGGGAGATAGTATAAGGAAGAGATGTCATGAGATCCTGGAGAATCTTGAAAAGGATGTTAAAAATATAAGAGAGATGGTAGTTTCATCAGTATTGAAATCCATAGAGTATTATAGTAATGACTCCAGTTAA
- a CDS encoding polyprenyl synthetase family protein, whose translation MELFDKNILFLIDKELNRYLEGEGTIYKASRHLLLAGGKRIRPYLTILTYMLKRDDIEEVLPAALAVELIHNYTLIHDDIMDNDDRRRGIPTVHIVYGKPMAILAGDLLYAKAFVAVSDIRDPEKAHEVLKVLSKSCVDVCVGQAMDMEFEKREDITMEEYLEMISKKTGALLVTSVEIGAIMGECSSEEREALREYAKRIGLAFQIQDDILDLVGNKNKIGKPIGSDIREGKKTLIVIHALQHLPEDKKKRLLDILGKRDAEDEEIKEAIEILKDSIEFAKEMVKKYITESKEYLKIFDKKRRKKLEDIADFIMERVY comes from the coding sequence GATACTTAGAAGGAGAAGGTACTATATACAAAGCTTCTAGACATCTCCTACTGGCAGGAGGTAAGAGGATAAGACCCTATTTAACAATACTTACATACATGCTAAAGAGAGACGATATAGAAGAAGTACTCCCTGCAGCCCTTGCAGTTGAGTTGATACATAATTATACTCTTATTCATGACGACATAATGGATAACGATGACAGGAGAAGAGGAATACCTACAGTTCATATTGTTTATGGAAAACCTATGGCAATCCTTGCAGGAGATCTTCTCTATGCAAAGGCATTTGTTGCAGTATCAGATATAAGAGATCCTGAAAAGGCTCATGAGGTTTTAAAGGTCCTCTCTAAATCCTGTGTAGATGTATGTGTTGGACAGGCCATGGATATGGAGTTTGAGAAAAGAGAAGACATTACAATGGAGGAGTACTTAGAGATGATCTCCAAGAAAACTGGTGCTCTACTTGTAACTTCTGTAGAGATTGGTGCTATAATGGGGGAGTGTTCCTCTGAAGAGAGGGAGGCTTTGAGGGAATACGCCAAGAGAATAGGTTTAGCGTTTCAGATCCAGGATGATATCTTAGATCTGGTAGGTAATAAGAATAAGATAGGAAAACCTATAGGTAGTGATATAAGGGAGGGTAAGAAAACTCTCATAGTTATACATGCCCTTCAACATCTACCAGAGGATAAGAAGAAGAGGCTATTGGATATTCTTGGAAAGAGGGATGCCGAAGATGAAGAAATAAAAGAAGCTATTGAAATATTGAAGGACTCCATAGAGTTCGCTAAGGAGATGGTAAAGAAATATATTACAGAATCCAAGGAGTATTTAAAGATATTTGATAAAAAAAGGAGAAAAAAATTGGAGGATATAGCAGATTTTATAATGGAGAGAGTTTATTAA
- a CDS encoding H(2)-dependent methylenetetrahydromethanopterin dehydrogenase-related protein: MKISVYGAGNQDLYVNKLKLPQLFGGEPPYGGSRMAMEFAEVGHDVVLAEPNRDVLSEDMWKKVEDSGVKVTNNDMEAAKHGELHILFTPFGCYTGNIAKSIIPYLPRDAVILTTCTTTPVVLYSCLRYELRERKDIGITSMHPAAVPGTPQHDHYVIGGTSLDGKDYLTEEQLRKCIQLVESVNKKAYVVPIDVVPTVSDMGALVTAIALAGILEYYTVGRRVINAPKKMIEQQIVRTLHTLASLVETSGVYGLLKALNLELVIKSASSMHLLKEQKGLESALDILKNLDEEIIEKSKNAEINPTTLVASQALVKELKALIGGKAAEGAIERCMKKLFME; encoded by the coding sequence ATGAAGATTTCAGTCTACGGAGCAGGAAATCAGGATCTGTATGTCAACAAACTTAAACTTCCACAACTCTTTGGAGGAGAACCACCATACGGTGGAAGTAGGATGGCTATGGAGTTTGCAGAAGTAGGGCATGATGTTGTGCTTGCAGAACCTAATAGAGATGTACTTAGTGAGGATATGTGGAAGAAAGTTGAAGATTCTGGAGTAAAAGTTACCAATAACGACATGGAAGCTGCAAAACATGGAGAACTACATATACTGTTTACACCCTTTGGGTGTTATACTGGAAATATTGCTAAAAGTATCATTCCCTATTTACCAAGGGATGCAGTGATTCTAACTACCTGTACTACTACTCCTGTTGTTTTATATTCCTGTCTCAGATACGAACTAAGAGAGAGAAAGGATATAGGTATTACTTCAATGCACCCTGCTGCAGTTCCAGGCACACCTCAACATGATCACTACGTAATAGGTGGAACTTCCTTAGATGGAAAGGATTATCTAACAGAAGAGCAGTTGAGGAAGTGTATTCAGTTAGTAGAGAGTGTTAATAAGAAAGCCTACGTAGTCCCTATAGATGTAGTACCTACAGTTTCAGATATGGGGGCACTTGTGACTGCTATAGCGCTGGCAGGTATTTTGGAGTACTATACTGTAGGTAGAAGAGTCATAAATGCTCCTAAAAAGATGATTGAACAGCAGATAGTTAGAACACTCCATACTTTAGCATCTCTTGTAGAAACTTCAGGTGTTTATGGTCTATTAAAGGCCCTTAATTTGGAGTTAGTTATAAAGAGTGCTTCCTCCATGCACCTTTTGAAGGAGCAGAAAGGATTGGAGTCAGCTTTAGATATACTAAAGAATTTAGATGAAGAAATAATAGAAAAATCTAAAAATGCTGAAATAAATCCAACAACACTTGTAGCTTCCCAGGCACTTGTAAAAGAACTTAAAGCTTTAATTGGAGGAAAGGCAGCAGAAGGAGCTATAGAGAGATGTATGAAAAAACTCTTTATGGAGTAG
- the cmk gene encoding (d)CMP kinase encodes MIITVGGPPGSGTTTISKLIAKRYGLKHVCAGFIFREMAKKMNMDLSEFSKYAEEHPEVDREIDAMQVEIAKEGNVVLEGRLAAWILKRHNIEPTLSIWLKAPPMVRCKRVSERENKDIETSLSEMIEREKSEKKRYKEIYNIDLEDLSIYHIVIDTSRWDVDGVLNIISTCIDSLKKENG; translated from the coding sequence ATGATAATAACCGTTGGAGGACCTCCTGGTAGTGGAACTACAACGATATCTAAATTAATAGCTAAAAGGTATGGATTGAAACATGTATGTGCAGGGTTTATATTCAGGGAGATGGCTAAGAAAATGAACATGGATCTCTCAGAATTCAGCAAATATGCAGAGGAACACCCAGAGGTAGACAGGGAAATAGATGCTATGCAGGTTGAAATTGCAAAAGAGGGGAATGTAGTACTAGAGGGACGACTTGCTGCATGGATACTAAAGAGACATAACATAGAACCTACACTCTCCATATGGTTAAAGGCACCTCCAATGGTTAGGTGTAAGAGGGTAAGTGAGAGGGAAAATAAAGATATAGAAACATCTCTATCTGAAATGATAGAAAGGGAAAAAAGTGAAAAAAAACGTTATAAGGAGATATACAATATAGATCTGGAAGATCTCTCCATATATCACATAGTTATAGACACATCCCGCTGGGATGTAGATGGTGTGCTCAACATCATCTCTACATGTATAGACAGTCTAAAAAAAGAGAATGGGTGA
- a CDS encoding 50S ribosomal protein L34e, with protein MPAPRYRSRSLKKIFKRGPGNRTLIHYRRRKPSKAKCAQCGAVLNGVPRGRPSEIRKLSKTEKRPERPYGGYLCPRCLRRLMIEKARNLQL; from the coding sequence ATGCCTGCTCCAAGATATAGATCGAGATCTCTGAAGAAGATCTTCAAAAGAGGACCTGGTAATAGGACCTTAATACACTACAGAAGGAGAAAGCCCTCTAAGGCAAAATGTGCCCAATGTGGAGCTGTTCTAAACGGCGTCCCAAGAGGTAGACCATCTGAGATTAGAAAACTATCTAAAACAGAGAAGAGACCTGAGAGACCATACGGTGGCTACCTCTGTCCAAGATGTTTAAGGAGATTGATGATAGAGAAGGCAAGGAACTTACAACTGTAA